In a genomic window of Prosthecochloris marina:
- a CDS encoding TolC family protein — MQQLIRRTTAAATILLLFSIPTQEPAAFASGKKLSLDAFVRLAAERNTVFEEILIDRLPLQYTRTLALPADDLLLSVKGKYLLMLGDPDGGTEYSFELDKLFPSSGTRFSTSYAVDYGLGSRGNESEFNIAIVQPVAENAFGKANRLLEKLSGIENDIAHYQIAEAYEDYLASLVGLYYDWYAASENLATATNAYEDAKKQLDNIRERKQNNIALPIDVNKIMVQTVSRKERMIALKNDYHVQTNLIMEAIRAIGTERPVPAKPDETLHNPIRDIETEILTFQESSRTASILNLLEEKAGTEVAQAADRLLPSINLTAGFDLVGDGRFFTDPDHGLFAGVNLQWPLPDKQEHARHDISLINQRRTALSTGNTRLSLETSLKNLYWTIENQRRLIQLAKEKITISRAVVRDEKKNYSLGKTDLNDLIDEVNRLEEHRFNLINREIELQKLIVEWKRLTDALVQEKELPDILPLQQSETRLLQKPGTNGE; from the coding sequence ATGCAACAATTGATTCGCCGAACGACAGCCGCTGCCACAATCCTGCTTTTGTTCAGTATCCCGACACAAGAACCAGCAGCATTTGCAAGCGGAAAAAAACTCTCTCTCGACGCCTTTGTTCGACTTGCGGCAGAACGCAACACGGTGTTCGAAGAGATACTCATCGACAGACTCCCGTTGCAGTACACCAGAACTCTTGCCCTTCCGGCAGACGATCTCCTACTTTCCGTTAAAGGCAAATACCTTCTCATGCTTGGAGATCCTGACGGTGGCACGGAATACAGCTTCGAACTGGATAAACTTTTCCCGTCAAGCGGCACCCGATTCTCAACATCTTATGCTGTCGATTACGGCCTTGGTTCAAGAGGAAACGAGTCGGAATTCAACATTGCGATCGTACAACCGGTTGCTGAAAATGCATTCGGCAAGGCAAACCGTCTGTTGGAAAAACTGTCAGGTATAGAAAACGACATTGCACACTATCAGATTGCTGAAGCATATGAAGATTATCTGGCAAGCTTGGTCGGGCTCTACTATGACTGGTATGCCGCATCAGAAAATCTTGCAACCGCTACCAACGCATATGAGGATGCAAAAAAACAACTTGACAATATTCGTGAAAGAAAGCAAAACAATATAGCCCTCCCTATTGACGTCAACAAGATCATGGTACAGACCGTGTCGCGGAAAGAACGTATGATTGCCTTGAAAAACGATTACCATGTCCAAACAAACCTCATCATGGAAGCCATCAGAGCCATTGGAACAGAAAGGCCTGTACCCGCCAAACCCGATGAAACACTACATAACCCTATAAGAGACATTGAAACCGAAATCCTTACTTTTCAGGAATCGAGCCGGACTGCATCGATTCTGAATCTTCTGGAAGAAAAAGCAGGAACAGAAGTCGCCCAGGCCGCAGACAGGCTTTTACCCTCGATAAACCTGACCGCAGGCTTTGACCTTGTCGGAGACGGCAGGTTTTTCACGGATCCCGACCATGGTCTGTTTGCCGGGGTAAACCTGCAATGGCCTTTGCCAGACAAGCAGGAACACGCCCGTCATGACATAAGCCTGATAAATCAAAGGCGTACCGCTCTTTCAACCGGCAATACAAGACTATCACTTGAAACCTCTCTGAAAAATCTTTACTGGACAATAGAGAACCAGCGCCGTCTCATACAGCTCGCAAAGGAAAAAATAACCATATCCCGAGCGGTCGTCAGGGATGAAAAAAAGAACTATTCACTGGGCAAGACAGATCTGAACGATCTCATTGACGAGGTAAACCGGCTTGAAGAACACCGCTTCAACCTTATCAATCGGGAAATCGAACTGCAGAAACTTATTGTAGAATGGAAGCGACTGACCGATGCCCTCGTGCAAGAAAAGGAGTTACCTGATATTCTACCCCTTCAACAATCAGAAACCAGACTGTTACAAAAGCCAGGCACCAACGGAGAATGA
- the miaB gene encoding tRNA (N6-isopentenyl adenosine(37)-C2)-methylthiotransferase MiaB has protein sequence MTKKVHIRTFGCQMNQADSEIITSLLQDEGYVVTDAEDSADLVILNTCAVRENAVEKIMNALDNLKGKRRSRPGLLVGVIGCVPQYYREKMFGMSESIDFLAGPDTYRQLPLLIENAERGIRGANLAHIPDETYHGIEPCHTGSISAFVPIMRGCNNMCAFCVVPFTRGKERSRSTASVIDEVEQLVEKGYKEITLLGQNVNSYYDSGTGDGFAELLENVGFAAKGVRVRFTTSHPKDISESLVRVIAEHENICNAVHLPVQSGSTRMLELMNRGHSREEYLEKIAMIRHFIPGVTISTDLIAGFCGETEEDHYETLSMMEEVRFDFSFMFHYSVRPGTYAAKHLPDDVPEKIKKRRLEEVIALQSRISKELHAVEVGNVVEVLAESESKRSKKKLMGRTGTNRVVVFDRGGYKPGDIVSVKVNSSTSATLIGYPQ, from the coding sequence ATGACAAAAAAAGTGCACATACGAACCTTCGGCTGTCAGATGAATCAGGCTGATTCGGAAATTATAACGTCTCTCCTGCAGGATGAAGGGTATGTTGTGACGGATGCTGAAGACAGTGCGGATCTTGTAATACTCAATACCTGTGCCGTAAGGGAAAACGCGGTTGAAAAAATCATGAACGCTCTGGATAATCTCAAAGGAAAGCGGCGGTCACGACCCGGTCTGCTTGTTGGGGTTATCGGCTGTGTTCCCCAATATTACCGGGAAAAAATGTTCGGTATGTCCGAAAGTATTGACTTTCTTGCCGGTCCGGATACCTATCGCCAGTTACCTCTGTTGATAGAAAATGCCGAACGGGGGATTCGGGGCGCCAATCTTGCTCATATTCCGGACGAAACCTATCATGGGATCGAGCCATGCCATACGGGGTCGATCAGTGCTTTTGTGCCCATCATGAGAGGGTGCAACAACATGTGTGCGTTCTGTGTGGTGCCGTTTACAAGGGGAAAAGAGCGAAGCCGATCGACAGCATCAGTGATTGACGAAGTTGAGCAGCTTGTCGAGAAGGGGTATAAAGAAATAACGCTTCTTGGTCAGAATGTCAACTCCTACTATGATAGCGGTACGGGCGATGGTTTTGCCGAATTGCTTGAAAACGTAGGTTTTGCAGCCAAAGGCGTTCGTGTAAGGTTTACTACGTCACACCCGAAAGATATTTCCGAATCGCTGGTGCGTGTCATTGCAGAGCATGAGAATATCTGCAATGCGGTTCATCTGCCTGTACAGTCAGGTTCGACGAGGATGCTCGAATTGATGAACAGGGGGCACAGCAGGGAAGAGTATCTTGAAAAGATAGCGATGATAAGGCACTTTATTCCCGGGGTTACGATTTCGACGGATCTTATTGCCGGGTTTTGTGGTGAAACCGAAGAAGATCATTATGAAACGTTGAGCATGATGGAAGAAGTCCGTTTTGATTTCTCTTTCATGTTCCACTATTCGGTGCGTCCGGGTACCTATGCAGCCAAACATTTGCCGGACGATGTGCCCGAAAAGATAAAAAAGCGCCGCTTAGAAGAGGTTATTGCTCTGCAGAGCAGAATTTCCAAAGAACTTCATGCCGTCGAGGTAGGCAATGTTGTAGAAGTACTTGCCGAATCGGAGAGTAAACGGTCAAAAAAAAAGCTAATGGGCAGGACCGGAACAAACCGGGTTGTTGTATTTGATCGGGGCGGTTATAAGCCCGGCGACATTGTGAGCGTGAAGGTAAATTCATCGACCTCTGCAACCCTTATCGGATACCCTCAATGA
- a CDS encoding iron-sulfur cluster assembly scaffold protein yields the protein MLQPSDWVYTDTLKEHFMNPKNILQGDNTDEFDGVGMEGNLSCGDQMMVVIKVDKDAEIITDCQWKTYGCASAIASTSILSEMVKGMTLDKAFDISPKDVTKELGGLPENKIHCSVLGDKALRAAINNYFERNGMDDRVRKEKTKVVCQCMNVTDAEIEEAILEGARTFYELQEHTKLGTVCGQCKEEAEELIEKYKHLHFGE from the coding sequence ATGTTGCAGCCAAGTGATTGGGTGTATACCGATACATTGAAGGAGCATTTCATGAACCCGAAGAACATTCTTCAGGGTGATAATACCGATGAGTTCGACGGGGTGGGTATGGAAGGTAACCTTTCCTGCGGGGATCAGATGATGGTAGTTATCAAGGTTGACAAGGATGCAGAGATTATCACTGACTGTCAATGGAAAACATATGGTTGCGCAAGCGCTATTGCCAGTACATCGATTCTTTCTGAAATGGTCAAAGGCATGACGCTTGATAAAGCTTTCGACATTTCGCCGAAAGATGTAACCAAAGAGCTTGGGGGGTTGCCTGAAAATAAAATCCATTGTTCCGTGCTCGGCGATAAGGCGCTTCGGGCGGCTATCAACAACTACTTCGAACGCAATGGCATGGACGATCGGGTTCGAAAGGAAAAAACCAAGGTTGTTTGTCAGTGCATGAACGTTACCGATGCCGAGATCGAGGAAGCCATACTTGAAGGGGCTCGTACCTTTTACGAATTGCAGGAACATACCAAGCTTGGTACGGTGTGCGGACAGTGTAAAGAAGAGGCCGAAGAGCTGATCGAAAAATACAAGCATCTCCATTTCGGAGAGTAG
- the cysK gene encoding cysteine synthase A gives MKIHDNLTETTGGTPLVAIQRLGETSSADIIAKLESFNPLSSVKDRIGVAMIEDAERKGMITENTTIIEPTSGNTGIALAFACAAKGYTLMLTMPDTMSIERRRLLKIFGAELVLTDGALGMKGAIEEAERLVDVIPDSIMLQQFSNPANPDIHRRTTAEEIWRDTEGTVDVFVAGVGTGGTLTGVGEVLKQRKPDVKIIAVEPEDSPVISGGQPGPHKIQGIGAGFVPGNLNKDIIDEVIQVKHDDAGEIARKLAEMEGILGGISSGAAMWAALQVGGRQDMQGKKIVVLLPDTGERYLSTWLFADE, from the coding sequence ATGAAAATTCATGACAATTTGACGGAGACAACAGGTGGTACGCCGCTTGTGGCAATACAGCGTCTGGGTGAGACTAGCAGTGCGGATATCATTGCCAAGCTCGAGTCGTTTAATCCTCTTTCCAGTGTAAAAGACCGAATAGGTGTAGCTATGATCGAGGATGCTGAACGCAAAGGAATGATTACTGAAAATACCACGATCATTGAGCCTACAAGTGGCAATACCGGTATTGCACTCGCATTTGCTTGTGCGGCGAAGGGTTATACGTTGATGCTGACCATGCCCGATACCATGAGCATCGAGCGGCGGCGACTCCTGAAAATATTCGGAGCCGAGCTTGTTCTGACAGATGGTGCATTGGGTATGAAAGGAGCGATAGAGGAGGCTGAACGCCTGGTTGATGTCATACCGGACAGTATCATGCTGCAGCAGTTCAGCAATCCGGCAAATCCCGATATTCATCGCCGGACTACGGCCGAGGAGATTTGGAGAGATACCGAGGGAACCGTTGATGTTTTTGTTGCCGGGGTCGGTACGGGGGGAACGCTGACCGGTGTTGGTGAAGTGTTGAAACAACGCAAGCCCGATGTAAAAATTATTGCTGTCGAGCCTGAAGATTCTCCTGTTATTTCTGGCGGACAACCGGGTCCACATAAAATACAGGGAATAGGGGCTGGTTTTGTTCCAGGGAATCTCAACAAGGATATCATTGATGAGGTTATTCAGGTAAAGCATGATGATGCTGGAGAAATTGCAAGGAAGCTCGCCGAGATGGAAGGTATTCTTGGTGGAATTTCTTCGGGAGCGGCAATGTGGGCCGCCCTTCAGGTTGGGGGGCGACAAGATATGCAGGGAAAAAAAATTGTTGTACTTTTGCCTGATACAGGAGAACGCTATCTTTCGACCTGGCTGTTTGCCGATGAGTAG
- a CDS encoding helix-turn-helix domain-containing protein, whose protein sequence is MADEATFGSASDLLVSKLVRARKEQGLSLEELSAETRIKKDHLEKIEAGNLTFLPAAYVYAFLKEYAQALDVYDSDLIERCRDELSIPADLKIMQGNEPVEDEQRGGNGERLSGMFGAVTAAGGKTPVAALLVGGAVLFVLVLFAISFFMFSGSSGDDQAGSQKENEAEVSVVEMQPEFDLTGSDSVARLDTLMKVPAHENAVSPDLAVMQEEWAQGVSFLPESPASPYQKILIVRITDDLSWVKIVADDGDMVYPGGQFKAGEVLRYEAKRKFWVNIGRPPFVELYLNGEKVPPLRKRTVVLGEK, encoded by the coding sequence ATGGCGGATGAAGCGACATTTGGCTCTGCAAGCGATTTGCTGGTAAGCAAACTCGTTCGAGCCAGAAAAGAGCAGGGACTTTCTCTTGAGGAACTCAGTGCCGAGACAAGAATAAAAAAGGACCACCTGGAAAAAATCGAGGCTGGGAATTTGACGTTTTTGCCTGCAGCATACGTTTATGCTTTTCTGAAGGAATATGCTCAGGCTCTCGATGTATATGACAGTGACCTTATAGAGCGTTGCAGGGATGAGCTCAGCATTCCTGCAGACCTCAAAATCATGCAGGGAAACGAACCGGTAGAGGATGAACAGAGGGGAGGGAATGGTGAGCGCCTTTCCGGCATGTTCGGTGCTGTCACTGCAGCTGGAGGTAAAACTCCTGTCGCCGCACTGCTTGTAGGAGGAGCGGTACTCTTTGTCCTTGTTTTATTTGCCATCTCATTTTTTATGTTTTCCGGGTCGTCAGGAGATGATCAGGCAGGTTCGCAAAAGGAAAATGAGGCTGAGGTGTCGGTCGTTGAAATGCAGCCTGAATTCGACCTTACGGGGTCGGACTCGGTTGCCCGGCTCGATACGCTCATGAAGGTACCCGCTCATGAAAATGCTGTTTCCCCCGATCTTGCCGTAATGCAGGAGGAGTGGGCGCAGGGGGTATCGTTTTTACCTGAATCACCGGCATCGCCATATCAGAAAATACTCATTGTCCGAATTACCGATGATCTCAGCTGGGTAAAAATCGTAGCCGATGACGGTGATATGGTATATCCCGGCGGACAGTTCAAGGCTGGAGAAGTACTGCGTTATGAGGCAAAAAGGAAATTCTGGGTTAATATCGGTCGTCCTCCTTTTGTTGAGCTGTATCTGAATGGCGAAAAAGTCCCTCCGTTACGCAAAAGAACTGTCGTGCTGGGTGAAAAGTGA
- a CDS encoding efflux RND transporter permease subunit — protein MLDRVIAFFIHRHLLTNMVFVVVLAAGLLAWSGLKKEELPDITFDTVRISVNYPGASAEEVEYHVTDPFEEALGSVEGIQHLVSSTAAGSCIITAELEPGNIDAILAEIRQEVFAVDLPDAIRDDPRIRVFKTSRKAIIDIGLILHGEHLLDTEQRRWLQNRALNLEKRLLAAPEVSRITRSGYLADEIHIKVNPAKLEEYNIPFNTVMNEISRNNVREPAGSIETLQEPKVTLYGELRTPEALQALAVQGGFEGQVLRLGDIAKVAYGHEKNRSVLKINGHEGILLKVAKSSGTGILEALHAVNRVVDDFESLQHDNSALQLVILDDEAIDLRNRLSIIGINGAIGFALILVILFVFLDLRSGFWVAVGIPFSFCFALAGTLFIGYSINNITLAAVIIVMGIVVDDALVVAENIKRTASSGAPLYQAATDGTSMVFMPVIASILTTCLAFVPLLFFEGRFGAMVAFIPAVVTLMLAGSMLEALFILPGHLTLSAGKSASSKREHWFETWESFYAGILENLLPFRWLILTLFLLGFIATLLLAGSFLAFSMFPDEETREVRLTGESPPESTQYETANSTQPLENRIAKSIGKEVVGFRNEIAKSRRGSVVEDNVFRMRIEIAPKESREKTADQLIEEWQEAAASSTTLSKLRFSKTRHGQESGSPVEVVIKEDDESTRRNAANALADAMKNVPGLTNIEQDQPKSSPEYRITLKRDKIKRLDIDPSQAAQTLRAALEGTILYEFSSDNEPVGVRFSLAEPSKQSLESLLEVPVENKAKYLVPLHSIIMVEKVEKPNSIVRRDRVRYTSIYADIDSKSGKSPLEIAETLEQDVFPAITSRYPSTTLEFDGEILDSRESKKDFIISIFSVLALIFIVLVLLFNSLRKALLIMLTIPFGLTGIIVAFIFHGIEFYGFFAVIGALGLAGVIVNDAIIMVTRLDRETRKKDNGKNLEVLISKAASTRLRAVLLTTLTTVAAMLPTAYGWAGYDPTLSQMMLALTWGLIGGTFVTLILVPCLYRIMIRQTQCPEKAQRYPCNN, from the coding sequence GTGCTTGATAGAGTCATAGCCTTTTTCATACACCGGCACCTTCTGACCAATATGGTCTTTGTGGTAGTTCTTGCCGCAGGACTTCTTGCATGGTCAGGTCTTAAAAAGGAGGAACTGCCGGATATCACCTTCGATACCGTAAGGATATCTGTAAACTATCCTGGAGCATCGGCAGAGGAAGTTGAATATCATGTTACCGACCCCTTTGAGGAAGCACTCGGTTCAGTAGAGGGAATACAACACCTTGTCAGTTCAACAGCAGCCGGAAGTTGTATTATTACAGCCGAACTCGAACCCGGGAATATTGACGCAATCCTGGCCGAAATCCGTCAAGAGGTCTTTGCCGTCGACCTTCCGGATGCTATAAGGGACGACCCTCGCATTCGGGTTTTCAAAACATCCCGTAAAGCAATTATCGATATCGGGCTGATCCTTCATGGTGAACATCTGCTCGATACAGAACAGCGCCGCTGGCTTCAGAATCGCGCACTCAACCTTGAAAAAAGGCTTCTTGCAGCTCCCGAGGTCAGTCGAATTACCCGCTCAGGATACCTTGCCGATGAAATCCATATCAAGGTCAATCCTGCAAAACTCGAGGAGTACAATATCCCCTTCAATACGGTGATGAACGAGATAAGCCGAAACAATGTTCGCGAACCCGCAGGAAGCATTGAAACCCTTCAGGAACCGAAAGTGACACTGTACGGCGAACTCCGCACTCCTGAAGCACTACAGGCTCTTGCCGTCCAGGGAGGATTCGAAGGGCAGGTTCTGCGTCTCGGCGATATCGCAAAGGTAGCCTACGGACATGAAAAGAACCGCAGTGTACTCAAAATCAACGGACATGAGGGGATTTTGCTCAAAGTCGCCAAAAGCTCCGGAACCGGAATCCTCGAAGCCTTGCATGCAGTCAACAGAGTGGTCGACGATTTCGAGTCTCTTCAACATGATAATTCCGCGCTTCAATTGGTTATACTCGACGACGAAGCGATCGACCTGCGGAACCGTCTTTCAATTATCGGCATCAACGGTGCAATAGGCTTTGCACTTATCCTCGTTATCCTTTTTGTCTTTCTGGACCTCAGATCAGGGTTCTGGGTGGCGGTAGGCATCCCGTTCAGTTTCTGCTTCGCCCTTGCCGGAACACTTTTCATCGGCTATTCCATCAACAACATCACGCTTGCTGCCGTTATCATCGTGATGGGTATCGTTGTCGACGACGCTCTTGTCGTTGCAGAAAACATCAAGCGCACTGCCTCATCGGGGGCCCCTCTCTATCAGGCGGCAACCGATGGAACATCGATGGTTTTCATGCCTGTCATCGCCAGTATTCTAACCACCTGTCTCGCATTTGTCCCCCTTCTCTTTTTTGAAGGCCGTTTCGGGGCAATGGTAGCATTCATTCCTGCCGTCGTTACGTTGATGCTAGCCGGTAGCATGCTTGAAGCGCTGTTCATTCTTCCGGGCCACTTGACTCTTTCTGCCGGAAAAAGTGCAAGCTCAAAACGCGAACACTGGTTTGAAACCTGGGAATCCTTTTATGCCGGGATACTCGAGAATCTGCTCCCTTTCAGATGGCTGATTCTTACGCTTTTTCTTCTGGGATTCATAGCCACGCTTCTACTTGCAGGCTCTTTTCTGGCATTCTCGATGTTTCCCGACGAAGAAACCCGGGAGGTCCGGCTCACAGGAGAAAGCCCTCCCGAAAGCACGCAGTATGAAACCGCAAATTCCACACAGCCCCTGGAGAACCGTATCGCCAAATCCATCGGAAAAGAAGTTGTAGGCTTCAGAAATGAAATCGCAAAATCCCGACGCGGATCGGTAGTAGAGGATAATGTCTTCCGAATGAGAATTGAAATCGCACCTAAAGAATCCCGAGAAAAAACCGCTGACCAGCTCATTGAAGAGTGGCAGGAGGCTGCAGCTTCTTCTACGACGTTGTCAAAACTCAGGTTCAGTAAAACCCGCCATGGACAAGAGAGCGGAAGCCCTGTAGAAGTGGTCATAAAAGAAGACGATGAATCCACCCGCCGTAATGCAGCCAATGCACTTGCCGATGCAATGAAAAACGTTCCGGGATTAACCAACATCGAGCAGGATCAGCCGAAATCCTCACCGGAATACCGTATTACCCTCAAACGCGACAAGATCAAACGCCTGGACATCGATCCCTCCCAAGCCGCCCAGACGCTTCGGGCCGCCCTTGAAGGCACCATACTTTATGAGTTCAGCTCCGACAATGAACCGGTTGGAGTCCGTTTTTCACTTGCTGAACCTTCAAAGCAGTCACTTGAATCGCTACTTGAAGTACCGGTAGAAAACAAAGCAAAATACCTTGTCCCCCTGCATAGCATTATCATGGTGGAAAAAGTCGAAAAGCCCAACTCGATTGTACGCCGGGACCGAGTACGCTATACCTCGATCTATGCCGACATCGACAGTAAAAGCGGTAAAAGTCCACTTGAAATTGCAGAAACACTCGAACAGGATGTCTTTCCTGCAATAACTTCACGGTATCCGTCAACTACCCTTGAATTCGACGGAGAAATCCTCGACAGTAGGGAATCGAAGAAAGATTTCATCATTTCCATCTTTTCCGTTCTGGCACTTATTTTTATCGTGCTGGTTCTACTGTTCAACTCTTTGCGAAAAGCCTTGCTTATCATGCTGACAATTCCTTTCGGCCTGACCGGGATCATTGTAGCCTTCATTTTTCACGGGATTGAGTTTTACGGTTTTTTCGCTGTCATAGGAGCCCTTGGTCTTGCAGGTGTCATCGTCAACGATGCCATCATCATGGTCACGAGACTCGACAGGGAAACCAGAAAGAAAGACAACGGCAAAAACCTTGAAGTTCTGATTTCGAAAGCTGCTTCGACTCGTCTCCGCGCAGTACTGCTGACAACACTGACAACCGTTGCCGCCATGCTACCGACAGCATATGGATGGGCAGGCTATGACCCCACGCTTTCCCAGATGATGCTTGCATTGACCTGGGGCTTGATCGGCGGAACCTTTGTAACTCTGATCCTTGTTCCTTGCCTCTACCGGATTATGATACGCCAAACGCAATGTCCGGAAAAAGCACAACGATACCCATGCAACAATTGA
- a CDS encoding SDR family NAD(P)-dependent oxidoreductase, whose protein sequence is MSDISGNVVVITGAAGALGSVVSKKFFDKGAMMALVDKRVDTHVSQWQDVKTVMCQESDLTLASSVETSVGRVLERFGRIDALVNIAGGFTMGHLVHEAAEETWDYMLDINAKSVFLMTRAVIPFMRKQKKGSVVNVSAKTALKGGIGVAPYVVSKSAVIKLTECLAEENRQAGINVNCVLPSIIDTPANRKDMPDADFSRWVSPEAIADVILFLVSEESRAVHGASIPVYGLS, encoded by the coding sequence ATGAGTGATATATCAGGAAACGTCGTGGTTATAACCGGTGCTGCAGGTGCCCTGGGAAGTGTTGTGTCGAAAAAGTTCTTCGATAAAGGGGCCATGATGGCTCTTGTCGATAAGCGTGTTGATACGCATGTCAGCCAGTGGCAAGATGTAAAAACGGTGATGTGTCAGGAGTCCGATCTTACGCTTGCATCATCTGTTGAAACATCGGTTGGCCGGGTTCTGGAGCGTTTCGGGCGTATAGACGCTCTGGTCAATATTGCCGGTGGTTTTACCATGGGGCATCTTGTCCATGAAGCTGCTGAAGAGACATGGGATTACATGCTCGATATCAATGCAAAAAGTGTTTTTCTCATGACGAGAGCGGTCATTCCGTTTATGCGCAAACAGAAGAAAGGCAGTGTTGTCAATGTCTCGGCAAAAACAGCGCTGAAAGGAGGAATAGGTGTTGCTCCGTATGTTGTTTCAAAGTCGGCCGTAATCAAGCTTACAGAGTGTCTCGCTGAAGAAAACCGGCAGGCAGGAATAAACGTTAACTGTGTTTTGCCCAGCATCATTGATACACCTGCCAATCGGAAGGATATGCCGGATGCTGATTTTTCCCGCTGGGTTTCGCCGGAAGCGATAGCTGATGTTATCCTTTTTCTTGTTTCGGAGGAGTCAAGGGCTGTGCACGGAGCCTCGATTCCGGTATACGGATTGAGCTGA
- a CDS encoding cysteine desulfurase family protein: METRRVYLDHNATTPLHPEVKKEMVEAMEMFGNPSSMHAFGREARANVEHSRQVVADFIGAHEDELVFVGSGSEANNTVLSLFACASNLCLPGFRAKTSIITTKIEHPCVLETSECLAHKGTKVKFLDVDQYGRVDMDQFKEYLTDNVGLVSVMTANNEIGTIQDIAEIAKLAHANGSLVHTDAVQAIGKMRMNVSDLGVDFLTMSAHKIYGPKGIGALYVKKGTPYCPFIRGGHQEKGRRAGTENTLGIIGLAKAIEMRDAEMDEEIKRMVEMKQALKNGIEGSIDDAVFNGHPTLSMPNTLNVSFPGAEGEAIMLYLDLQGIAVSTGSACASGSLDPSHVLLATGSSPERAHGSIRISMGRETTMEDIGCMLDVLPGVIKRIRSMSTAYITGGEHVAAK, encoded by the coding sequence ATGGAAACAAGACGGGTATATCTTGATCACAATGCCACGACACCGCTTCACCCCGAGGTGAAAAAGGAAATGGTCGAGGCGATGGAAATGTTCGGAAACCCATCGAGCATGCATGCCTTTGGAAGAGAAGCAAGGGCGAATGTCGAACATTCAAGGCAGGTTGTTGCGGATTTCATAGGAGCTCATGAAGACGAACTTGTTTTTGTCGGGAGTGGCTCGGAAGCGAACAATACAGTACTTTCCCTGTTCGCATGTGCGTCAAACCTGTGTTTACCCGGTTTCAGAGCCAAGACATCTATTATCACAACCAAAATTGAACACCCTTGTGTATTGGAAACATCCGAATGCCTTGCGCACAAGGGGACAAAGGTAAAGTTTCTCGATGTCGATCAGTACGGCCGGGTCGACATGGATCAGTTCAAGGAATATCTTACCGATAACGTCGGGTTAGTTTCGGTAATGACAGCCAATAACGAGATCGGTACGATTCAGGATATTGCGGAAATTGCGAAGTTGGCGCATGCAAACGGTTCGTTGGTGCATACCGATGCGGTGCAGGCAATTGGTAAAATGCGGATGAATGTCAGTGATCTTGGAGTGGACTTTCTTACTATGAGCGCTCATAAAATTTACGGGCCTAAAGGGATCGGGGCTCTCTATGTGAAGAAAGGAACTCCTTACTGTCCGTTTATTCGTGGTGGTCACCAGGAAAAAGGACGACGTGCCGGAACGGAAAATACTCTCGGAATTATCGGGTTGGCCAAAGCCATAGAAATGCGTGATGCGGAAATGGATGAAGAGATAAAGCGAATGGTTGAGATGAAGCAGGCGTTGAAAAACGGTATCGAGGGATCGATCGATGATGCTGTTTTCAATGGCCATCCAACCCTGAGTATGCCGAATACGCTGAATGTGTCCTTTCCTGGTGCGGAAGGTGAGGCTATCATGCTTTACCTCGATCTTCAGGGGATTGCGGTTTCGACCGGTTCGGCTTGTGCATCGGGGTCGCTCGATCCCTCCCATGTCCTGCTTGCTACGGGATCGAGTCCTGAACGTGCTCATGGTTCTATTCGTATCAGCATGGGGAGGGAAACCACAATGGAAGACATCGGGTGTATGCTCGATGTGTTACCCGGGGTCATAAAAAGAATAAGAAGTATGTCAACAGCTTATATAACGGGAGGAGAACATGTTGCAGCCAAGTGA